CAGCGCCCGTTTACGCCGGAAGATCTCGAAGCAATCGAAGCCCGAATGCAGAAGCTGGCCGCCGACGACTGCAAAGTGAGCCGCGCGCTGATGCCCCGCGACGAAGCGGTGCAATATTTCCGCGAACTCGGCGAAAATTACAAGGCCGAGATCATCGGATCGATTCCGTCCGATCAGTCCATCTCCTTATATTCGCAGGGCGATTTTACCGATTTGTGCCGCGGTCCGCATGTGCCGAGCACCGGCAAGCTAACAGCGTTCAAACTGATGAAGATTGCCGGGGCGTACTGGCGCGGCAATTCCGAAAACGAAATGCTGCAACGCATCTACGGCACCGCCTGGGGCGACAAAAAAGAGTTGCAGGCTTACCTCACGCGTCTCGAAGAAGCCGAAAAACGCGATCACCGAAAATTGGGTAAAACCCTGGGCTTGTTCCATACCCAGGAAGAAGCGCCCGGCATGGTGTTCTGGCACGAGAAAGGCTGGACGATCTATCAGCAGATCGAGCAATACATTCGCGAGAAGCTGCGCGTGAACGGCTACGGCGAAGTCAGGACACCGCAGATCGTCGACCGTTCGCTGTGGGAGAAATCCGGGCATTGGGACAAATTCAGCGCCGGCATGTTCACGACCCATTCGGAAAACCGCGATTACGCGATCAAGCCGATGAACTGCCCGTGCCATGTTCAAATTTTCAATCAGGGGCTGAAAAGCTACCGCGATCTGCCGATCCGTCTGGCCGAGTTCGGCTCCTGTCACCGGAACGAGCCTTCCGGCACCTTGCACGGGCTGATGCGGGTCAGAAACTTCGTGCAGGACGATGCGCATATTTTCTGTACCGAAGCGCAGATTCAGGACGAGGTGTCGAATTTTATCGACATGCTGTTCGACGTCTACAAAGACTTTGGTTTCGACGAGGTGGTCATCAAGCTGTCGACCCGTCCGGAAAGCCGGGTTGGCGACGATGCGGTCTGGGACAAAGCCGAAAATGCGCTGGAACTGGCCTTGAACAACAAGAGCCTGAAGTGGGATTTGCAGCCGGGCGAGGGCGCTTTCTACGGCCCGAAGATCGAATTTTCATTGAAGGACTGCATCGGCCGGGTCTGGCAGTGCGGTACGATCCAGGTCGATTTCTCGATGCCCGGCCGCCTCGGCGCGGCTTATATCGCCGAGGACAGCTCGCGGCAAACGCCGGTGATGCTGCACCGGGCGATTCTCGGTTCGCTGGAGCGTTTTACCGGCATTCTGATCGAACACTATGCCGGCACTTTCCCGGTCTGGCTGGCGCCGGTGCAGGCCGTCGTACTGACGATCGCGGACCGTCACGACGATTATGCGGTCGAGGTAATGAAAACCCTTGAAAAACGGGGCTTCAGAGTCAAAATTGACTTGAGAAATGAGAAGATCGGGTTTAAAATCCGCGAGCACTCGATGCAGCGTATACCCTACCTGTTGATCATCGGCGACAAGGAGCTCGAAGATCGGACGATTACGGTGCGCACGCAAAAGGGTGGCAATTTGGGTAGTCTGGCGATAGAGGCATTCGGCGAACGGCTGGGCCAGGAAGTCGCGGACAGAAAATGAGTGTAGCTGGAGGATCTAGGTATCGCTGCTAAAAAAGATGAAATCCGCCTGAACGATGCGATCACCGCCAAGCGGGTGAGGGTGACAGGTGCCGATGGCGAGTCATTGGGCATCATTTCATTGGAAGAAGCCAAGCAGTTGGCCTATGCGGCCGATCTGGATCTGGTCGAAATATCGCCCAATGCGGATCCTCCGGTTTGCAAGATCATGAATTACGGCAAGTACCAGTTCGAGCAGAACAAGAAACTGGCCCTTGCCAAGAAAAAGCAGAAACAGATTCAGGTCAAGGAAATCAAATTCAGGCCGGGTACGGACGAAGGCGACTATCAGGTCAAGCTCAGAAGCCTGATCAAGTTTCTGAACGATGGGGATAAGACCAAGATCACCGTGCGCTACCGCGGACGCGAACTGGCGCATCGCGAAATCGGCATGGAGCAGCTAAAGCGGCTCGAAAAGGATCTGGAAGACATTGCGGTCGTCGAGCAGTTTCCGAAGATGGAGGGCCGTCAAATGATTATGGTAATGGCCCCGAAAAAGAAAAAATAACGCGAGTAAAATTCAAGCAGGCCCGTCGGCGCGCACCCGCACCCGACGGGCCTGAATCTTTCCTGCAGCTTCAGGATGAATCTGCCAGCATCTTAACATCGATTCGATGCGCCTAATTCTTCAGGGCCATGCATTTTGCCTTGCTGGGTTATTTTCTCAGGGATTTTTATTGTTAACGTTGGAGCAAACAAATGCCAAAAATCAAAACCAACCGCGGCGCAGCCAAGCGTTTCAGACGCACCGGCAACGGCGGTTTCAAATGCGGCCAATCGCATAAGCGTCATATTCTGACCAAGAAAAGCACCAAGCGGAAACGCCAATTGCGTAGTCCGGCTTCGATTCATCCATCCGACGTGCGTAGCGCAGCCCGCATGCTGCCTTACACCTAAGCCGGGAGAATCACGATGCCTAGAGTGAAACGCGGCGTTACCGCCAGAGCGAGACACAAGAAAATTTTAAAGCAGGCCAAAGGCTACTACGGTGCCCGCAGCCGGGTCTACCGCGTTGCGAAGCAAGCCGTCATCAAGGCCGGCCAGTATGCTTACCGCGACCGCAGACAGAAAAAACGCCAGTTCCGCGCCTTGTGGATCGTGCGTATCAACGCCGCCGCCAGACAATGCGGGCTGTCCTACAGCCGCCTGATCAACGGCCTGTCGAACGCGAACGTCGCGATCGACCGTAAGGTGCTGGCCGACATCGCGGTACGCGACATGGACGCTTTCGCCGAAATCGCCAAGATCGCGAAAGCCAACGTCAGCCCGCTGTAAACCGGCTGGTCCGCATCGAAGAAGCTCCGTCCGTTTCACCCTGCGAGGTGGGCGGAATGCGAAGGTAGAGCGGAGGGTGGGTACGACTGCATGGATGCAGGAGGCAGGGCAACGCAGGGAGCGGTTGCCGACGACTGCAGGGATGCAGGAGTTAGAGCAACGCAGGGAGCAGTTGCCGAGAGGCGCCAGCCGAAACCCATCGTCGAAACTCATGAGGGAAAGCTTAATGATGGGTTTCGCTTCGCTCTACCCATCCTGTGCGTGACCCCAGCGGATATGTCAGGCAATTTATAAGTGTTTTGTCAGACAAAGCGGCCGGATCGGAGATCGATCCGCAGCCGCTTTGTCGTGTTAGCGTAACTCCATTTTCTCCCATTCCAGCAGCGAGCCAAGCAGTGTCTTTCACTCCTGAAGAAATTCTCGCGCAAGCTTCGACAGCGCTTGCGGATGCCCAAGACCTTACGCAACTCGATCAGGTCCGCGTTCATTACCTCGGCAAGAAGGGCTTATTGACCCAGCTGATGAAGGAGCTCGGCGCGCTCGATCCCGACCAGCGCCGCGAAGCCGGCCAGAAGATCAATCAGGCGAAAGACCGTTTCCAGGAGCAGTTGGACGGCCGCAAGCAAGTGCTCGAGGCGAAGGAACTGGCCACCCGGCTGGCGAGCGAGCGGATCGACGTCACCCTGCCGGGACGAGGCCAGGCGGTTGCCGGCCTGCATCCGGTCACGACCACGTTGCGGCGGATCGCGAAGATTTTTACCAGCGCCGGTTTCAGAGCCGTCGAAGGCCCCGAGATCGAGGACGACTATCATAATTTCGAGGCGTTGAACATTCCCGCCCACCATCCGGCGCGGGCGATGCACGATACCTTTTATTTCGATGCGCACACCGTCCTCCGGACCCACACGTCGCCGGTGCAGATTCGGGTGATGGAGTCCGAAGAGCCGCCGCTCAAAGTGATCGCCCCCGGCCGTGTTTACCGCTGCGATTCGGATCTGACCCATTCGCCGATGTTCCATCAGGTCGAGGGTTTTCTGGTCGACCGCGACGTCAGCTTCGCCGACCTGAAAGGCGTGATCTACGATTTTCTGCAGGCCTTTTTTGAGAAAGACAGTCGGGTCCGTTTCCGGCCGTCTTATTTCCCGTTCACCGAACCGTCGGCCGAGGTCGACATCGAATGTGTGATCTGTAACGGCTCGGGCTGCCGCGTCTGCGGCCAGTCCGGTTGGCTGGAAGTGATGGGCTGCGGGATGATTCATCCCGAAGTGTTCAAGGCGGTCGACATCGACAGCGAAAAATACACCGGCTTCGCGTTCGGAATGGGCGTCGAACGGCTCGCGATGCTGCGTTACGGCATCAACGACCTGCGCCTGTTTTTCGAAAACGATCTGAAATTCCTGCAACAATTCAAGTAAGTAGCCGTACGTCATGCAAATTAGTGAAGCTTGGTTAAGAACTTACGTCAATCCGGTCGTCAGCACCGAAGAACTGGTCGCGCAATTGACCATGGCCGGTCTCGAAGTCGACTCGGTCACCCCGGCTGCCGCGGTGTTCAGCGGCGTGGTCGTCGGCGAAGTGCTCGAAACGGTGCAGCATCCCGATGCGGACCGCCTGCGCGTCTGCAAGGTCGAAGTCGGGCAGGGCGAGCCGCTGCAAATCGTCTGCGGCGCCAGCAACGTGCGTCCCGGCCTGAAAATTCCGGCCGCGCTGATCGGTGCGGTGCTGCCGGGCGATTTCAAGATCAAGAAATCCAAGCTGCGCGGGGTCGAATCCTACGGCATGCTTTGCTCCGAAAAGGAACTCGGTCTGGCCGAAGAATCACAGGGCCTGATGGAGCTCGCGCAGGACGCGCCGGTCGGGGCCGACATCCGCGAATACCTGTCGCTGAACGATAACCTGATCGAGGTCGCTCTGACCCCGAACCGGGCCGACTGCCTGAGCATCGAAGGCTTGGCCCGCGAAGTCGCGGTGCTGAATCAAATTGACTGGCAAGGCGCACCGATGAAAAAGGCGTCCGCCGCGCATCGCGATACGCTGCATATTGCCGTCGATGCGACTGATGCCTGCCCGCGCTATCTCGGCCGTCTGATCAAGAGCGTCAATTCGAAAGCCGAAACGCCGCTCTGGATGCAGGAACGGCTTCGGCGCTCGGGCCTCCGAAGCCTTGGTCCGGTGGTCGACGTGACCAACTATGTCTTGCTCGAACTCGGACAACCTTTGCACGCATTCGATGCGGACAAATTGAACGGCAGCATCCATGTGCGCTGGGCGAAAGACGGCGAAGAACTGGCGCTGCTCAATGGTCAGACGGTCAAGCTCGATCCCGAATCGTTGGTGATTGCGGACGACGCGCGCGCGTTGGCCCTGGCCGGTGTGATGGGCGGCAGCGAATCGGCGGTTGGCGGGGAAACGCGGAACATCTTCCTCGAATGCGCGTTTTTTACGCCGCAAAGCATTGCCGGCAAGGCGCGCCGCTTCGGCCTGCATACCGATTCCTCACACCGCTTCGAGCGCGGCGTCGATCCGTTTCTGCAGGAACGTGCGATCGAACGCGCGACGCAACTGATTACCGAAATCGCCGGCGGCAGCGCCGGCCTGATCGGCGAGGCGGTTTCCGAAGCCCACCTACCGAAACGGCTTCCGGTCGAACTCCGCCGCGCGCGAATCGAAAGATTGCTCGGTCTGTTGCCGAGCGACGAACAGATTTCCGGCATCTTCCGCCGCCTGGGCATGGCGGTCGAAACGACTGCGGACGGCTGGCACGTAACGCCGCCCGGCTTCCGCTTCGATGTCGCGATCGAAGCCGACCTGATCGAAGAAATCGCGCGCATCTATGGTTACAACAACCTGCCGAGCAATCGCCTGCTGGTGCGCACGGAACTGCACAAGGCGAGCGAATCGCTGCTGGAGCTGGATCGCGCCCGCGACCTGCTGGTCGACCGCGGCTATCAGGAAGCGATCACGTTCAGCTTTGTCGATGCGGAAACGCAGCAGGCGATCACGCCGGGCGCCGACATGATCACCCTGCAGAACCCGATTTCCTCCGAATTGTCGGTGATGCGCGGCACGCTCTGGTGCGGACTGATCAAGGCGGCCCAGCATAACGTCAACCGGCAGCAGAACCGGGTCCACCTGTTCGAAACCGGTTTGCGTTTCGTCCGGTTCGAGGGCCAAGTGCTGCAGGAAAAAATGCTGGCCGGCGTAGCGCTCGGCAGCGCACATCCCGAACAATGGGGCGAGCCGTCCCGAACGGTCGACTTCTACGATGTCAAGGCCGATGTCGAGGCCCTGTTCTCGTTGACCGGTTGCGCCGCACGCTTCGTCCCGTCCGAACATCCGGCGCTGCATCCCGGCCAGACCGCCGAAATTCTGGCCCCGAACGGTGAACTGATCGGCCTGATCGGCATGCTGCACCCGAATCTCGAAAAACGGTTCGGCTTCGACGGCCGGGTATTCCTGTTCGAGCTGGATCAGGACACATTGCTCGCCAAACAGAAGGCCCGGTTCACGCCGCTGTCGAAATATCCGTCGGTACGGCGCGACCTGGCGCTGATCGTCAGGGAGGATGTCACCGCCGAACAGATCACGAATTGCATTGGCGAGCTCCGGGAACCTGCGCTGCAAACTGTCGTCCCCTTCGACGTATACCGCGGCAAAGGCGTCGACGAAGGCCACAAGAGCATCGCCCTGAGCTTGGCTCTGCAGGACTATTCACAGACGCTGACAGATTCCGAAATCGATGCTATAGTTAGTAAGCTTTTGGAAAACTTGAAAAATAAAATTGGTGCGAAGTTGAGGGATTGATTAAATGGCATTAACCAAAGCTGATTTTGCTGAAAAACTTTTCGAAGAGCTCGGCTTGAACAAGCGTGAAGCCAAAGATATCGTGGAGCTGTTTTTTGAAGAAATCAAAACCGCTCTGGAGCGCGGCGAGCAAGTCAAACTGTCCGGTTTCGGCAAGTTCGAACTGCGCGACAAGAATAGCCGTCCGGGAAGAAATCCGAAAACCGGAGAAGAAATACCCATTACTGCCAGACGTGTGGTAACATTCAGGTCCGGACAAAAACTCAAAGCGCGGGTAGAAGCCTATGCTGGAACCGAGTCATAATAACGAACTGCCTCCCATCCCGGCAAAGCGCTACTTCACGATCGGTGAAGTCAGCGAGCTATGCGCCGTCAAACCCCATGTACTGCGCTACTGGGAGCAGGAATTTACCGAACTGAGCCCGGTCAAACGCCGGGGCAACCGCCGGTATTATCAGCGTCACGACGTGCTGATGATCCGCCAGATCCGTTCCCTGCTGTACGAGCAGGGCTACACGATCGGTGGCGCCAGGGCACACCTGACCAGTGACCAGCACAAAGAGGACGCGACCCGCACCAAGCAACTGATCCACCAGATGGTCGTAGAACTCGAAGACATTCTGGAATTGCTTAAATAAGGTCGGCTGTAATATAATTCTCCCTCTTCGGCTTTTTTCAAAAGCCGGTTTTATCCTTATCTTATAAATTGCAAAGGCGGCGTGCCCGAGCAGTTGTCAAATCATCGGGGCGTAGCGCAGTTTGGTAGCGCACTTGCATGGGGTGCAAGGGGTCGGAGGTTCAAATCCTCTCGTCCCGACCAATGAAATTAGTATTTTCAGGGAAAAACGTACATTAAAACCGAAATAAACAGATATAAATCGAAATGAATGTCTGTTTTTTATGTGAACATCTCCACCGCTTTGTTGCCTGCATCGGGCAGGCTGTCTTTAATGAATCGCGCATAAGACTTTGTTGTTATGATGACTGAGCCTGACCCATCTGCCAACTTATCCAGGCCAATGATTCACATGCAGTCAAAACATCATGCAGGCATAAGTGTGACGAGTTTGATAGGGTTTACGGTAACGAATACCTGTACGCTTAAGAGCCCATCCCCAAAACTTCCTGATTTGTCTGTCTCCTGTCCATGGTTTCCCTGTATTGGGATTTTTTAAAGACACGACATCTATCTTTAAGCGTATACAGTTTTTGATCTTCTAGGGAATATGCGGAAGATATAGGGCAGTTAGAGCTTCTTTTAAATAGCTATCCTAAGCTTAATGAGGCATCTGAAACATCGGAAGCCGTAAAAGGCCAAGTATCCAATACCCGCTCCGAGATCGACGCGGAGATCGCATCCTTGCCGTCAAAGACTGACATGTATGCCTTTAAGCGGTTGGATGATCTCGTGGAGAAGATCGAGCGGGCCGGGCTGATGGAAGAGTACGAGACGAAGCTGAACGAGGTGGCTGACTATCTGACCGTTTTGCTGGCGGAAGCTGAAAAAAGGATCGAATGGTAATCGGCGATCATCCACTAAATACTGGCGCGGCTACCTGATACCCTTTTCAGCTCCCAAGCAGAAACAACTGGCAAGAAAAAATCAATTCCCCTTCACCCCATGCAAGGCATTATTCTCATTGGACTGCAAGCTAGCGGCAAAACCACGTTTTATTTTCAGCAATTTGCCAAGACCCATATCCGGCTGAGCATGGACATGCTGAAAACCCGTCATCGGGAAAATCTGCTGCTCCATGCCTGCCTGGAGGCAAAACAACCCGTGGTGATTGACAACACCAATCCAACCAGACAAGAGCGGGGAAAATACATCAAAGGCTTTAAGACACATCGATTTGAAGTCATTGGCTATTATTTCTCGGCCAATCTGGAAGCCTGCCTCAAGAGGAATGCCTTGCGAACAGGCAAGGGAAACATTCCCGAGGCTGGTCTCAAGGGCACTTACAATAAACTGGAGTTGCCGGAATACGCAGAAGGGTTTGACCAGTTGTATTATGTGAGCATCCACCACAACCACTTCAAGGTAGAAGGCTGGAAACATGAAATTCAGTGAGCTTGACCGAAAAATGCGCGTGTTCGAGACCGCGCACGACCACTGCGTGTTGCCGGGCATCCACATCGTCGCCCGCATTGATGGGCGTTGCTTTACTACCTTGACCAAGGACAAGCATCGGCTTGAAGCGCCTTTTGACCTGAAGTTTCGGGATATGATGATCGAGACTGTCAAACACTTGATGCAATGCGGGTTCAAGATCAATTACGGCTATACCCAAAGCGATGAAATTTCGCTTTGGCTTGATCTGAATGACGGCCTGTTTGAGCGCAAGGAACGCAAGCTGAATTCCATCCTGGCAGGAGAAGCCAGCGCGAAATTCAGCTTGCTCTTGGGCGATGTCGCCGCTTTCGATTGCCGGATTTGCCAACTGCCGACCCAACAACTGGTCATCGATTATTTTCGGTGGCGGCAGGAAGATGCCCGCCGAAACGCCTTGAATGCCCATTGTTATTGGAGCCTTCGCAAGGAAGGCGCATCGGTTCAGAACGCGACCACAGCTTTATCTAAAAAATCAGTGGCCGAGAAAAACGAATTGCTTTTCCAGAAAGGCGTCAACTTCAACGACCTCCCCAATTGGCAAAAACGCGGCACGGGCGTGTATTGGGAAAGCTATGAAAAAACGGCGATGAACCCGCTGACCGGTGAACCTGCAACAGCCTATCGAAGCCGCATAAAAGTAGACTTCGATTTGCCCATAAAGGACGGCTACAGCCAGTTTATAGGAGACATGCTGGCTAACTGCGGCTAGATTATCGTTTTACCGCCCCTTAGTCACGCGATCAGGGCAATGATGTGGAATGTAAGCGTTTCATACCCTCAAGCTGTTCTTGGCTGGCCTCCGAACCAGCAAATCCAATAGCTGATTAAACGTTTTGTTATCGACATGGAATGCGCTTTGGTCAAGAATGACGTTCTTGGTTTCCTTCAGCGCCGATGCCAACATAAATTGCGAGCGATTGGAACCCAGCAATTCGGCGGCACGGCCGCGAAGATGGATATTGACCTCGGCGGAAAGTTATTCTGTTTTCATTTCAAATGACCGGAGGGTAATGGGCTATTTATGCTCGGTTTTTGTGTTGCAATTGTCAGCACAAATTTAGGTCTTAAACGCGACATCAACGGCTTTGAGCAGTTCGACGGTCAGGTGGTAAATGCCCGGCCGCTTACTCTCACGCGGGCCGGCAACGTTCAGGGTCTTAATGATGTGCGTACGCAACCAAGCAAGTACGCTGGCCGTTGCTTCCGCCGTAACACCGGCATCGAGCTGTACGACGAGATGTGGTTTGGCTATCTGCTGGGCGAAGGCTTGGGTCGCTAACGTTCCACCTTCCAGTTCGCCCAGATTGACAATCAGGGTGCCGTCGCTGTCTTCCACGTTGCGGCGGGTGCGCTGGCGGTAGCCCCCATCGGCCAATTCGGTGAGCTGGTATTTCAACGGGATGATGCCGTCCTCGGCTTTGCGTCCGCGTGGTACCCAACCACCGTGCGTGTAGCGATAGCCATGATGGATGGCGAAATCCAACGCGCCACGATCCGCGCTGGTCTGTCCGCCGGAGACAATGTGTTGGCAGAAACGCGGCGGGTCGGGAAATGTCTGGTACAGCCTGCGGAACGAAGGCAGTGGCGACAGCCAGCCACCGGCGAGGATTTCGGTGCGCTCGTCGATGCTGTGGTTGGGGTCCTCGCCGGGCTTGATATAAACGACGCGGTAGGCGTTTCCCACTTCTTCCTTGAGCCAGCGCGACAGTTGCAGGCCGCGCACATTAAAAGCGATCCAGTCCCAGCTATCGGCATCGAAGTCGTCCGAGTAGAACGATGTTCGGTCGAACGTGATGGCCCAAACCGCGAACTTCTGCCATAGCCCTTCCGACACCGGGAGCGACTCATCCCAATAGGCGCCGTCGCAGATATTACCACCGACGCCGCGTTCGTCTGGGCTCTTGACCCACCACAGGAACGGCGCATTGCCGTAGTCCACCATTACGGTGAGGACAGGAATGAATGGCGTGTTTTCTTCATTGTTCATGGCGTTGTCTAATCCTCTTTCCATACAAATTGATACACCGGGTTGGCGCACCACGCTTTCAGATCGTTGGCGAGCTCTTCAGCCTCCTCCGGCGTGAGGTTGAAACGGATGTCGGCCCGGAACGGTGCGCTGTCATCAAGGAAGCCCTGAAAGATACAAAAGCGAAGGCACCTGTTTTTGCCTTCATGCGGCAGAACCGTCAGGAAGAAATGAAAGAGATCATCGTCATCCTTGTAATCGACAAAGAAAGGGCGAGCTGTTTCCTCCTTTAGCGACGGAGCTAAGAGTGCAGTAGCCACTTCGTCAAGTATGCACCGGTCGGCGTAGATTTGAATGGAAGCCCGTACCCGGTCGCTGCCGACAATGAAATGACAGAATGTATCGGGGTCGGAATATTTCGGTTCGATGATGAAATAGCGTTGGGTTATCATGAGTTCGGTTTTCTGTCTGTTATTTCAGCGGCAGCTTGTTCTGCCAAATACCTGTCCGTAATATCACAACCATGATTGTCATGTAGCCCTAGCATGGAATACGCACCATGATAGGCATTGGAGTTTGCGCTGCGGCCAGCGCGCTTCGCACCTCATCCAGCGTTTGAGCCTCGATGGCGGCCACCAGGCGTTGTAGTTCATTGCCATTGATAAAAGACCGCTGGTGTTACACAGAGTGTGGTTGGTTCGACGTGTCAGAAGCTTTAATGTCAATCTTCAACTCGAATTGGTCAAAGGCTTCTGCCTGTTTCATCAAAGGATTGTTTATCATTTCGTCATGCTCCTTTAAGCCTTGATTTCTCAGTCCAAAGCGAGACAACAAACATTAGAGCATTTTCGTTTTGGGTGTACGATCATAATCAATACCGCAAAGTGAGGGGAAACGCGTCATTCCGGCAGGGATTGCCGGACGACTGCAGGGATGCAGGAGATACGAGCCCAAGGAAGGGCGAGGTAGATCGCGTCAGGAACACGCGATCGAGAGCAACGCAGGGAGCGGTTGCCGAATCCAGAAGCCAGGGATGGCAAGCTTTAATGCATCCCTGCAGTCTGGATCTCGGCACAAATCTGTCTGGAACAGATTTGCATTGACCCGAAGGGGGCCAGGCAGG
The genomic region above belongs to Methylomicrobium agile and contains:
- a CDS encoding ATP-binding protein translates to MQGIILIGLQASGKTTFYFQQFAKTHIRLSMDMLKTRHRENLLLHACLEAKQPVVIDNTNPTRQERGKYIKGFKTHRFEVIGYYFSANLEACLKRNALRTGKGNIPEAGLKGTYNKLELPEYAEGFDQLYYVSIHHNHFKVEGWKHEIQ
- the ihfA gene encoding integration host factor subunit alpha, with translation MALTKADFAEKLFEELGLNKREAKDIVELFFEEIKTALERGEQVKLSGFGKFELRDKNSRPGRNPKTGEEIPITARRVVTFRSGQKLKARVEAYAGTES
- a CDS encoding MerR family transcriptional regulator; its protein translation is MLEPSHNNELPPIPAKRYFTIGEVSELCAVKPHVLRYWEQEFTELSPVKRRGNRRYYQRHDVLMIRQIRSLLYEQGYTIGGARAHLTSDQHKEDATRTKQLIHQMVVELEDILELLK
- the pheT gene encoding phenylalanine--tRNA ligase subunit beta; the encoded protein is MQISEAWLRTYVNPVVSTEELVAQLTMAGLEVDSVTPAAAVFSGVVVGEVLETVQHPDADRLRVCKVEVGQGEPLQIVCGASNVRPGLKIPAALIGAVLPGDFKIKKSKLRGVESYGMLCSEKELGLAEESQGLMELAQDAPVGADIREYLSLNDNLIEVALTPNRADCLSIEGLAREVAVLNQIDWQGAPMKKASAAHRDTLHIAVDATDACPRYLGRLIKSVNSKAETPLWMQERLRRSGLRSLGPVVDVTNYVLLELGQPLHAFDADKLNGSIHVRWAKDGEELALLNGQTVKLDPESLVIADDARALALAGVMGGSESAVGGETRNIFLECAFFTPQSIAGKARRFGLHTDSSHRFERGVDPFLQERAIERATQLITEIAGGSAGLIGEAVSEAHLPKRLPVELRRARIERLLGLLPSDEQISGIFRRLGMAVETTADGWHVTPPGFRFDVAIEADLIEEIARIYGYNNLPSNRLLVRTELHKASESLLELDRARDLLVDRGYQEAITFSFVDAETQQAITPGADMITLQNPISSELSVMRGTLWCGLIKAAQHNVNRQQNRVHLFETGLRFVRFEGQVLQEKMLAGVALGSAHPEQWGEPSRTVDFYDVKADVEALFSLTGCAARFVPSEHPALHPGQTAEILAPNGELIGLIGMLHPNLEKRFGFDGRVFLFELDQDTLLAKQKARFTPLSKYPSVRRDLALIVREDVTAEQITNCIGELREPALQTVVPFDVYRGKGVDEGHKSIALSLALQDYSQTLTDSEIDAIVSKLLENLKNKIGAKLRD
- the infC gene encoding translation initiation factor IF-3; the protein is MRLNDAITAKRVRVTGADGESLGIISLEEAKQLAYAADLDLVEISPNADPPVCKIMNYGKYQFEQNKKLALAKKKQKQIQVKEIKFRPGTDEGDYQVKLRSLIKFLNDGDKTKITVRYRGRELAHREIGMEQLKRLEKDLEDIAVVEQFPKMEGRQMIMVMAPKKKK
- the rpmI gene encoding 50S ribosomal protein L35; translated protein: MPKIKTNRGAAKRFRRTGNGGFKCGQSHKRHILTKKSTKRKRQLRSPASIHPSDVRSAARMLPYT
- a CDS encoding putative molybdenum carrier protein → MNNEENTPFIPVLTVMVDYGNAPFLWWVKSPDERGVGGNICDGAYWDESLPVSEGLWQKFAVWAITFDRTSFYSDDFDADSWDWIAFNVRGLQLSRWLKEEVGNAYRVVYIKPGEDPNHSIDERTEILAGGWLSPLPSFRRLYQTFPDPPRFCQHIVSGGQTSADRGALDFAIHHGYRYTHGGWVPRGRKAEDGIIPLKYQLTELADGGYRQRTRRNVEDSDGTLIVNLGELEGGTLATQAFAQQIAKPHLVVQLDAGVTAEATASVLAWLRTHIIKTLNVAGPRESKRPGIYHLTVELLKAVDVAFKT
- the pheS gene encoding phenylalanine--tRNA ligase subunit alpha gives rise to the protein MSFTPEEILAQASTALADAQDLTQLDQVRVHYLGKKGLLTQLMKELGALDPDQRREAGQKINQAKDRFQEQLDGRKQVLEAKELATRLASERIDVTLPGRGQAVAGLHPVTTTLRRIAKIFTSAGFRAVEGPEIEDDYHNFEALNIPAHHPARAMHDTFYFDAHTVLRTHTSPVQIRVMESEEPPLKVIAPGRVYRCDSDLTHSPMFHQVEGFLVDRDVSFADLKGVIYDFLQAFFEKDSRVRFRPSYFPFTEPSAEVDIECVICNGSGCRVCGQSGWLEVMGCGMIHPEVFKAVDIDSEKYTGFAFGMGVERLAMLRYGINDLRLFFENDLKFLQQFK
- a CDS encoding DUF1778 domain-containing protein, yielding MLASALKETKNVILDQSAFHVDNKTFNQLLDLLVRRPAKNSLRV
- a CDS encoding tRNA(His) guanylyltransferase Thg1 family protein gives rise to the protein MKFSELDRKMRVFETAHDHCVLPGIHIVARIDGRCFTTLTKDKHRLEAPFDLKFRDMMIETVKHLMQCGFKINYGYTQSDEISLWLDLNDGLFERKERKLNSILAGEASAKFSLLLGDVAAFDCRICQLPTQQLVIDYFRWRQEDARRNALNAHCYWSLRKEGASVQNATTALSKKSVAEKNELLFQKGVNFNDLPNWQKRGTGVYWESYEKTAMNPLTGEPATAYRSRIKVDFDLPIKDGYSQFIGDMLANCG
- the thrS gene encoding threonine--tRNA ligase; the protein is MPVITLPDGSRRDFDRAVTVLEVAQSIGAGLAKATLAGKVNDRLVDASALIDRDASLQIITAKDAEGVDIIRHSTAHLLAQAVKQLFPDAQVTIGPVIENGFYYDFSYQRPFTPEDLEAIEARMQKLAADDCKVSRALMPRDEAVQYFRELGENYKAEIIGSIPSDQSISLYSQGDFTDLCRGPHVPSTGKLTAFKLMKIAGAYWRGNSENEMLQRIYGTAWGDKKELQAYLTRLEEAEKRDHRKLGKTLGLFHTQEEAPGMVFWHEKGWTIYQQIEQYIREKLRVNGYGEVRTPQIVDRSLWEKSGHWDKFSAGMFTTHSENRDYAIKPMNCPCHVQIFNQGLKSYRDLPIRLAEFGSCHRNEPSGTLHGLMRVRNFVQDDAHIFCTEAQIQDEVSNFIDMLFDVYKDFGFDEVVIKLSTRPESRVGDDAVWDKAENALELALNNKSLKWDLQPGEGAFYGPKIEFSLKDCIGRVWQCGTIQVDFSMPGRLGAAYIAEDSSRQTPVMLHRAILGSLERFTGILIEHYAGTFPVWLAPVQAVVLTIADRHDDYAVEVMKTLEKRGFRVKIDLRNEKIGFKIREHSMQRIPYLLIIGDKELEDRTITVRTQKGGNLGSLAIEAFGERLGQEVADRK
- the rplT gene encoding 50S ribosomal protein L20, whose translation is MPRVKRGVTARARHKKILKQAKGYYGARSRVYRVAKQAVIKAGQYAYRDRRQKKRQFRALWIVRINAAARQCGLSYSRLINGLSNANVAIDRKVLADIAVRDMDAFAEIAKIAKANVSPL